The following is a genomic window from Paenibacillus sp. FSL R5-0766.
ATACTCAGCCATTATAGTATCCGGATTGATCTAAAGCTTGGGAGGTGTGCTGCATGGAACGGTTTAACTATAAAAAGTCGCAAGACGTGCTGGCACTATCCGCCAGCTTTACTGATTTTGCATACAAAAAACATTGCCATGAAGAGTATGCGGTCGGCGTAACCCTGCGCGGCATTCAACAATACAACCTGGACGGACAATATCAGGCCTCTCACCAAAATGGTGTCATGTTGTTTAACCGTGAACAGTCCCATGATGGAAGTTCCTATGATAAGGCTGGGATTGACTATGTGATGCTGTATTTGAAGCCGGATTTGGTAGAGGAGATTATAGGCAAAAAGGAATTGCGTTTTGGAAGTCCCATCGTCTATGATCCCGAGCTTGCCCGTAAGATCCTGATGCTGAACGACGCCGTTCAACTCAGACAGGACGAAGCCGAGTGTAGCGAACGGGTCTTCGATCTGGTTCACCTGCTGGCTCAGAAGGAAATGGACACCAAGCTCTGGTTGCCTCAGGACAACCTGGTCCGCAAAGCCAAGGAAATCATGTTTTGCAGCAACGAAGATGTGCTCAAGCTGGACAACCTAAGCTCCGAATTTGGCATGTCCAAGTTTCAATTTATCCGTGAATTCAAGGCACATGCAGGCATATCCCCCTACCAGTTTTTCTTAAACTGCAAGGTGGAGCGTGCCCGTCAATCCATCGAAACACACAAGGACGTCTATGCTGCTGTTGCCGATTGTGGATTCGTCGATCTGACCCATCTAAACCGACATTTCAAACGGGTATTTGGTGTCACAGCTTATGAATACATGTTGCAGCTGAACTAGTTCCATTGGATCGATAATCTCGACTCCAAATGGATAAAATTTGACGCCACTCCTGAAAATCCCCGTATAGAACGTCAATGTTTCTTAACGTTCTGTACGGGGATTGACTTCTTTTTTCGTTGGGCACTCAGATTCTTTTCTTTCGTCTCCAGATCCACACGACTGCCAACGCTGCCAATAAAATGACTCCACCATATAATATGAGTTGGATATATTCACTTCTCCCATCGGTGGTTTCTCCAAAATCTTCTTTACTTACAAGCTTGCCCGCACCCAGCAATTTCAGATCGTCTCCGGCTTGTTCAATTGGAACATTGCGACTGCACAGATTCGTATGAAGCTTATGATCCACTTCATATTGATAAGCATAGATCAGGTAGGACTGATTCTTTTCAAATTGAATGCCACAGGACTCAGAACCACCGTCACTCGCGAGAATTTTCATCTTTTTGGCATTAACC
Proteins encoded in this region:
- a CDS encoding AraC family transcriptional regulator, giving the protein MERFNYKKSQDVLALSASFTDFAYKKHCHEEYAVGVTLRGIQQYNLDGQYQASHQNGVMLFNREQSHDGSSYDKAGIDYVMLYLKPDLVEEIIGKKELRFGSPIVYDPELARKILMLNDAVQLRQDEAECSERVFDLVHLLAQKEMDTKLWLPQDNLVRKAKEIMFCSNEDVLKLDNLSSEFGMSKFQFIREFKAHAGISPYQFFLNCKVERARQSIETHKDVYAAVADCGFVDLTHLNRHFKRVFGVTAYEYMLQLN